GGCCTACCCGTGGAACCCCGAGGCCCGGACCTGGCGCCTGCTGGTGGCACCGGCTGGTGCCTGCGACGCGCAGTGCGTCACTTTGTCGCAGGGACTGGGCAAGGTGTGGCAGCTGTTCGGCCATAACGCCGATAATGTCGAGATCCTGTGGCTGGGTACGCCACCGGCGTCGATCGCCTCGCTGCCCGCGCTGCGGCCGCTGGCTCCGTCGCCAGCCCTGCGCGCGGCGTTGCCGGGCGTTGATGATCCGGCGGGACTGCCGGTCTACGTGATCGATCCGAACGGCTTCGTGATCATGCGCCATGCCCCCGGCAGTGACCTGGGGGGCCTGCGCAAGGACATGGCCACGTTGCTGAAACTGAAGTGAGTCCCGTTTGATGAGCCTTTCCGCGCGTCCGGCGCTGCACCGCAATTTCCACCGCCTGGCGTGGTTCGCCATGATCATGACCGCGAGCACGATCATGTTCGGCGCGTTCGTGCGCCTGTCCGACGCCGGCCTGAGCTGCCCGGACTGGCCCACCTGCTATGGCCAGGCCACCTGGCCGCAGCACGTGGAAGAAACCATTGGCCACCCGGCGGCGGAAATCCGCCCGCTGGAAACGCACAAGGCCTGGCGAGAGCAGGTGCACCGCTTCCTGGCCGGCGCGCTGGGCATCGAGATCCTGACCCTGGCGCTGCTGGCCACGCGCAAGCGGCGATTCGGAAGCACGGCGGTAGTGACCGCCTGCGTACTGGTGGCCGCCGGCATACCGCTGTACATGATGGGCTGGCATGGCACCGCCAGCGCCCTGGCGCTGATAGGCGAGGCGATCCTGCTGATCGCCGCGCTGCGCTGGAGCAACATCGATCTGGCGCGCGCTGCCCTGCTGACCCTGGCGGTGGTGATCTTCCAGGCCCTGCTGGGCATGTGGACGGTGACCCTGCTGCTCAAACCCATCGTGGTGATGGGCCACCTGCTGGGCGGCATGCTGATGTTCGCGCTGCTGGTGTGGATGGCCTGGCGCGCCACGCACATGCCGATCACCCTGGCCGAAGCGCCGAAGCTGAAGTGGCTGCTGCGCATCGGCGTGGCGGTGCTGGTCACCCAGATTGCGCTGGGGGGCTGGGTCAGCGCCAACTACGCCGCACTCGCCTGCGGCGGTGGCAGCGCCTCGCTGGACAACTTCCCGCGTTGCGCCAACCAATGGTGGCCGCAGCACAACTTCGTCGAAGGCTTCACCCTGTGGCGTGGCATCGGCGTGGATTACGAAGGCGGCGTGCTGGATGGCGCCTCGCGCATCGCCATCCAGATGGCGCACCGCCTGT
This genomic interval from Stenotrophomonas sp. 57 contains the following:
- a CDS encoding COX15/CtaA family protein, whose amino-acid sequence is MSLSARPALHRNFHRLAWFAMIMTASTIMFGAFVRLSDAGLSCPDWPTCYGQATWPQHVEETIGHPAAEIRPLETHKAWREQVHRFLAGALGIEILTLALLATRKRRFGSTAVVTACVLVAAGIPLYMMGWHGTASALALIGEAILLIAALRWSNIDLARAALLTLAVVIFQALLGMWTVTLLLKPIVVMGHLLGGMLMFALLVWMAWRATHMPITLAEAPKLKWLLRIGVAVLVTQIALGGWVSANYAALACGGGSASLDNFPRCANQWWPQHNFVEGFTLWRGIGVDYEGGVLDGASRIAIQMAHRLFAVVVAVYLLWLGVRLFRLPSMRGWASALIALLVLQVTLGILNVKLALPLEVAVAHNGVAVALLFVLVSLLARLRAPD